GAACGCTGCATCAGATTGTATCCTGCCGCTCCTAGTTCTGAGATGACCTGACCAAAGGTAAGTTTCATCTGGTCCGGCGGACCCACAGGAAGCTCTCCTTTACGGAAGTCCACAATCACCAGCCGACCGCCGGGTCTGAAGTCCTTCCTCAGGCGCCTGAAGTAGTCTGTCCTGTTTTCGATGTGATGGTAGGTGTTACAAATGAAGACTATGTCGACGGGCTCAGGGATGTTGGGATTATCAGGTTTGCCGAGTAGGCTTTTCAGGTTGGATAGCCCTTCCTTATTGGCGCGCTCGTTAAGATAGTCAACCATCCCTTCCTCAATGTCGATCCCGTATACTTTTCCTTGCGGGACCGCCTTGGCAAAACGGACAGGGAAGTAGCCGGTGGCGGAGCCGATATCGGCTATGCGGGAATCCTTTTGCAGACCCATCGATCTGATAACTTCCGCGGGCCTCTGCCATTCCTCTCTTTCGGGCTTTTCAAATCGTTCCACCCACTTTTCAATTTCATCAAACTTGTGCTGACCGCCTTCGTGCTGATATGCATGCTGCTTATGTTTTTCCGGCGTATGCTGCTGTTCTGTGCTCATATCTGTCTTCCCCGGCAATAGTGCGACTGATAACAGTAATAATAGCGGAATGAATTTCTTTGTCATATTGGTATCTCTTTACTTATCAGAAAGTCTCCGGTTGGTAGTAGTACTGCTTGCCCGTATCACCCGGTCTTCCAATCATCTGGAGATAGGGAATGGGTTCCGCCTCTGCCATGTCGATATCGTGAAAGAAAGAGTGCGTCTGGAGTATTCCGACGTCTCCCGCAAGCTGATGTTCATACTGTGACGCCCTGATGTAGATGTCGGCGATGTAGATTTCTCCGCCCTCTGAAGTATAAGCTTGAAAGTAGCGCTCTTCAGACTTGTAATCGAGGGTAGCGTCACAATTGTTCATAGTCAGGATGTTGCCCTCGTCACTGCCGTAACTGATAGAGAGGGCGTCTCTGTCTATAGTTGATTCGGTTAATTTCGCGCTGATGGGCAGTTTGTAGTAGTTGGCGCTGTGATCGAGGTGTTCCTGTGATGTACTGGCCAAAGATAAAACGTACATGGCAAATCTTGGCACTCCGCGGGAGAGGTCCGGGGAAACGATGGCACTGAGGATCAGTTCCTGAAACTCAGGCAAATGCCCCAGCGCCCCCTCGGGGAAATTGAAGGCGGTTACATTGATCAGTCCTACCCCGGGCGCTACTTCCATCAGGCTCAGGCGCGGCGGAATCAGAGGCTGGATATAATCGGTTTCGATCTCGTAAAAAGTAGTCAGCGCGAAATCAAACTCCCAGACGATCAGTTCTTCTTTCTTCTCAACTTTGGTCATCATCGATCACTCCAGAAGAAAGTTGAACTTCTCTGCCGCCTTGAGCAATACTTCGGCGCCTTTATCCAACTGTTTCAGTGTATGCTCTGAAGTGACGAAAGCCCGGATTCTCGACCGGTTCTTGGGTACCGCCGGGAACATCATGAGTGAGATATCAATACCTTCCCGCTGCAGATAATCGCTCAGCGGCAGTGTCAGTCTCTCATCGCCATAGATGACGGGAACGATCCAGCTCGTGGACGAGCCGATGTCCACCTTGCCTTCCAGTTTGGACCGTAGGTAGTTCGCATTGTCGATGATACGCTTCCGTTTCATCCGGCCGTCATCTCCCGCCGCCAGTTCAAGAGCTTTCACCAGTCCACCGGTAACGGCCGGGTCAAGCGCACATGAGAACATCCGCGAGCGTGCGTAGTAGTTGACGTAATTGGTGATATCTTTCCTGGCATAGAGACATCCGCCCACGCCGCCAAAGGATTTGCTGAATGTACCGATGATCATGTCAACCTGATCGAGAACCTCTTGTTCTTCACATACACCTCGACCGTTCTCGCCCGCTACCAGCATGGAGTGTGCTTCGTCCACCAGAACCGTCGCTCCGTATTTCTTTGATATCTCCACAATACCCTTAAGATCGCCGTAGTCGCCGTCGGTGCTGTAAACGCCTTCGCAGCAGACCAGAATGCGTGAATTTTTATAGTCGAGGCGCTTAAGAACCTTTTCGAGAAATTCAACATCGTTATGACGAAAGAGAGAGATTTTTCCCTGGGAAAGGATGGCGCCGTCAATCAGTGAGGCGTGAGAAGAACGGTCAAGCACCACGTAGTCGCCTTTATGGATAAAGGCTGAGATCACCCCCACATTGGCACCGTAACCAGACGAAAAGAGTGACACGCCGTAATCGTCCTGTCCGAAGAAGTCGACAATTTTATCTTCCAGCAGCTTGTGGATCTGAAAAGTTCCGTTGAGGAGGGGAGAACCGGTTGCGCCGAGGCCGTAGAGTTCCAGTGCCTCTTTGGCCGCTGCCAGCACATCTGGATGGTACGAGTAGCCGAGATAATTATAGCTGGCGAAACTGATGAGGTCGAACTCCTGGCCTGTCTCGCGCCGAACCGCCACTTCAGGGCGCTGGGCGGCGAGGTGAGGCACCTCGAACGTGTAGCTGTCGGCAGCCTCAACAAGTTTGCGCCACTTGGCGAACTGACGGATTTCAGCGTGATCTCTACCAACGCTGCGCGAAAACATGTCCAGAGTATAGTCGGTGAATTTTCCCGTTATTTCAGGTTTATCTGTCCGTTCTGTCATCTCAGATCAATCTGTTCGCTGTTGCGATCCAAAAAATGAGCCTTTTCTTTGAATTCTGAATCAAGTTGCTTGTGCACAGTCGAGGTATTTAGCTTACAAATTTATCCATTCTGAGAGGCGTTTCAAACCGATTTCGTGCATCTTAGTATTTGTATTTGAGTCATCCGGTGACCCAGACCACGTTAGTTGCGGAAGAGTGAAAGTTGAGTTGATTTATCGGCAGTTTTGGAATATCTTTAACGACAAGGTAAACGAGGAGATAATGACCAATCATACAGAAGTTCTCGAAAAAATTGCTGTCCGCGTATCGGCGTTCGACGAAACCGGCGGCGATTTGGAGGAAGATCTCTGGCCTTCTGGACGGGAAGTACTCGAGGAAATTGAGGACATGCTTAAAGAAGCGGATCCCGCTGTTCTTCCCGAGAGAAGAGAAGCCTGATACTTTCTTCAGGAGTGAAGTGAAAATGAATTCTAGGCAGATGATTGCGGCTGGACTGTTCCTGGTTTTGTTCTCTAACTTAAGTTACGCCGAGGAGGCCATTGCCCGCGTGACCAAGATGCGCGGCGATGTGAAGCTCAAAAGGCTCACGGAAGCGACTTTTTCTGCAGCAAAGCCCGGCGAACCTGTGTTTTCTGGTGATGCTGTCAGAGTAGGGCCGAAAAGCTTCTGTATGGTGATTTTTCTGGATGATAAAAGTATTCTCAAAATCCGGGAGGATACAGAGTTCCAATTCGTCGATACAGAAAATACACGCAGCATCGATATCCAGTTTGGCAAGATCCTGTCTGACGTGAAGAAGGAGAAGAAGAAAGATTTCAGAGTGGAAACTCCCGTGTCGGTGGCGTCTGTAAAAGGGACTCAGTTCTGGGCTGTCATCAACAGGATGGGTTTCGATAAGTTTTACGGTCTCGAGGGACAGGTGGAAGTGTTCAACGCAGTGAGCGGTCAGTCTGTCGCTCTAGGTCCCGGTGAAATGACACTCTCCACCGCCACCGGCCAGATTGTCTCCTCACCGGCTGATCCGGAAGAGGTGCCGGAAGATCCAGAGGAAGCGATGGAACCTGAGGAAGAGCCTGAACCGGAAGAGGAACCTGAGGCGGAGGAACCCGAGCCCGAAGAGGAGCCTCAAATCGAGGAAGAAGATTTCTTCGAAGAAGAGGAGGTTCCCGAAGAAGCTCCCGAAGAGGCACTTGAGGAAGCTCCCGAAGAGGCGCCCGGGGAAGCTCCGGAGGAACCGGGAGCTGAACCGCCCAAGCCATTTAATATGGGATTAGGCGTAGGATCCGCCACCCTCGACGGCGTGCTCTACAATCAGCTTGCCCTGAGACCGGAATTCAAGATCGGCAAGCTAGGGATCGGTCTCGACCTTGTTCTCTACATAGATAATGCCGGAAACATCCGTAAAGATGAGTGGGATGAGGGCTCTGATTTTATCGATAAGTTCCTTTATGTAAGGTGGGCGGAAAAGTCTGATCCTTTCTGGATAAAGGTTGGATCGCTCGAAGGTGTTACCCTCGGCTATGGCGGTCTCCTCAACGGCTATTCTAATATGATGGAGTTTCCTTCCATTCGCCGTGTAGGACTGAATACAGGAGTCAATGTCGGTCCTATTGGTGGTGAGATTTTTATGGCCAATGTGAAAGACTTCTCCCGCGGCGGCACCTTGCTTGGTCTGCGGGGTACTTATACTGTATCAGAGAGTTTTCCGCTCACTGTTGGGGTCAACATGGTGACCGATATCAACCAGTTCTCCGGGCTGAAGGACGGTGATAAGGACAGCTACCCGGATATATTCGATGACTTCCCCGACAGTTTATCTATCTGGAACGATACCGACGGTGATGGCATTCCCGATCCCCATACCGGAATTGACTCCTCCCGCTGGGATATCGATGCGGATGGTGACAATGTTTACGATCCCCTGGACACTTCACTTGTCCTGAAACCGACCCCGTTCAGTCTCGAAGAGAACAAGAGTACGGCCTCAGGGTTTGCTTTCGATATCGGCTACCCGATTTTGAGAGGAGATGCTGTCAGCCTGATACTATACAGCGAGTTCAACACGCTATCCTTTCCGGAAGTCAATACCGAGCAGTTCAGCCGGCCGGCGAAGAGCGGTACCGGAATTACCGTCCCCGGCCTGAGAGCCACTCTGTTCGGATTTATCACTATGAGTCTGGAATACAGGCTCAAGAACGAATACTATCTGCCGCGATTCTTTGATCAGGCTTACGACCTCAACCGTGTGGTGCCAGTCTATTCGGACACGGGAACCGTAATTCAGACGAAGGATATGATTGTATTTTCAGATTCTACCTCAGTTTTGAACACCAAGGGGTGGTATGGCTCTGGCGGATTCGATCTGTTCGGCATTGCCAGCATCACGGCATCATACGCCAGTATGGCAGCCGATACAACGGAATTCAACAGTTTTTACGCCATGTTGAGTCTGAATCCGGAGAACATTCCTAAATTGAGTGAAGCGAGTGCATATTATCAGCATAATAATGATAAGGATCCTTTTGAGATAGAATCAATCAATACCATCATGGGATATCGTGTCGGCTACGAAGTGAGCAAGGGGGTGAGCCTCGTTTGGGATTATCGCCAGTTCTACCGCGATACAGGAACCGGACTTGAACCGGTAAAACAGACAACTATAGAGACTCAATTCAACTTTTAGCGACAGATGAAGACAG
The sequence above is a segment of the Candidatus Neomarinimicrobiota bacterium genome. Coding sequences within it:
- a CDS encoding methyltransferase domain-containing protein, with the translated sequence MTKKFIPLLLLLSVALLPGKTDMSTEQQHTPEKHKQHAYQHEGGQHKFDEIEKWVERFEKPEREEWQRPAEVIRSMGLQKDSRIADIGSATGYFPVRFAKAVPQGKVYGIDIEEGMVDYLNERANKEGLSNLKSLLGKPDNPNIPEPVDIVFICNTYHHIENRTDYFRRLRKDFRPGGRLVIVDFRKGELPVGPPDQMKLTFGQVISELGAAGYNLMQRS
- a CDS encoding aminotransferase class I/II-fold pyridoxal phosphate-dependent enzyme, whose amino-acid sequence is MTERTDKPEITGKFTDYTLDMFSRSVGRDHAEIRQFAKWRKLVEAADSYTFEVPHLAAQRPEVAVRRETGQEFDLISFASYNYLGYSYHPDVLAAAKEALELYGLGATGSPLLNGTFQIHKLLEDKIVDFFGQDDYGVSLFSSGYGANVGVISAFIHKGDYVVLDRSSHASLIDGAILSQGKISLFRHNDVEFLEKVLKRLDYKNSRILVCCEGVYSTDGDYGDLKGIVEISKKYGATVLVDEAHSMLVAGENGRGVCEEQEVLDQVDMIIGTFSKSFGGVGGCLYARKDITNYVNYYARSRMFSCALDPAVTGGLVKALELAAGDDGRMKRKRIIDNANYLRSKLEGKVDIGSSTSWIVPVIYGDERLTLPLSDYLQREGIDISLMMFPAVPKNRSRIRAFVTSEHTLKQLDKGAEVLLKAAEKFNFLLE
- a CDS encoding FecR family protein — its product is MNSRQMIAAGLFLVLFSNLSYAEEAIARVTKMRGDVKLKRLTEATFSAAKPGEPVFSGDAVRVGPKSFCMVIFLDDKSILKIREDTEFQFVDTENTRSIDIQFGKILSDVKKEKKKDFRVETPVSVASVKGTQFWAVINRMGFDKFYGLEGQVEVFNAVSGQSVALGPGEMTLSTATGQIVSSPADPEEVPEDPEEAMEPEEEPEPEEEPEAEEPEPEEEPQIEEEDFFEEEEVPEEAPEEALEEAPEEAPGEAPEEPGAEPPKPFNMGLGVGSATLDGVLYNQLALRPEFKIGKLGIGLDLVLYIDNAGNIRKDEWDEGSDFIDKFLYVRWAEKSDPFWIKVGSLEGVTLGYGGLLNGYSNMMEFPSIRRVGLNTGVNVGPIGGEIFMANVKDFSRGGTLLGLRGTYTVSESFPLTVGVNMVTDINQFSGLKDGDKDSYPDIFDDFPDSLSIWNDTDGDGIPDPHTGIDSSRWDIDADGDNVYDPLDTSLVLKPTPFSLEENKSTASGFAFDIGYPILRGDAVSLILYSEFNTLSFPEVNTEQFSRPAKSGTGITVPGLRATLFGFITMSLEYRLKNEYYLPRFFDQAYDLNRVVPVYSDTGTVIQTKDMIVFSDSTSVLNTKGWYGSGGFDLFGIASITASYASMAADTTEFNSFYAMLSLNPENIPKLSEASAYYQHNNDKDPFEIESINTIMGYRVGYEVSKGVSLVWDYRQFYRDTGTGLEPVKQTTIETQFNF